A window of Piliocolobus tephrosceles isolate RC106 chromosome 13, ASM277652v3, whole genome shotgun sequence contains these coding sequences:
- the LOC111522382 gene encoding protein S100-A11, which yields MAKVSSPTETERCIESLIAVFQKYAGKDGYNYTLSKTEFLSFMNTELAAFTKNQKDPGVLDRMMKRLDTNSDGQLDFSEFLNLIGGLAMACHDSFLKAVPSQKRI from the coding sequence ATGGCGAAAGTCTCTAGCCCTACAGAAACTGAGCGGTGCATCGAGTCCCTGATTGCTGTTTTCCAGAAGTATGCTGGGAAGGATGGTTATAATTACACTCTCTCCAAGACGGAGTTCCTAAGCTTCATGAATACAGAACTGGCCGCCTTCACAAAGAACCAGAAGGACCCTGGTGTCCTTGACCGCATGATGAAGAGACTGGATACCAACAGTGATGGACAGCTAGATTTCTCAGAATTTCTTAATCTGATTGGTGGCCTAGCTATGGCTTGCCATGACTCCTTCCTCAAGGCTGTCCCTTCCCAGAAGCGGATCTGA